In Bos javanicus breed banteng chromosome 2, ARS-OSU_banteng_1.0, whole genome shotgun sequence, the following proteins share a genomic window:
- the NIPA2 gene encoding magnesium transporter NIPA2 isoform X2 has product MFQENTIVGAGEVANFAAYAFAPATLVTPLGALSVLVSAILSSYFLNERLNLHGKIGCLLSILGSTVMVIHAPKEEEIETLNEMSHKLGDPGFVVFATLVVIVSLILIFVVGPRHGQTNILVYITICSVIGAVSVSCAKGLGIAIKELFAGKPVLQHPLTWILLLSLIVCVSTQINYLNRALDIFNTSIVTPIYYVFFTTSVITCSAILFKEWQDMPVDDVIGTLSGFFTIIVGIFLLHAFKDVSFSLSSLPVSFRKDEKAVNGSLSSMYEVLNNNEESLTCGIEQHTAENISRRNGNLTAF; this is encoded by the exons TGGGAGCTGGCGAGGTGGCCAACTTTGCTGCATATGCATTTGCACCAGCCACCCTGGTGACTCCCTTAGGAGCACTCAGTGTCCTAGTAAG TGCCATTCTTTCTTCATACTTTCTAAATGAAAGACTTAATCTTCATGGAAAAATTGGATGTTTGCTAAGTATTCTGGGATCTACAGTTATGGTTATTCATGCTCCAAAAGAAGAGGAGATTGAGACCTTAAATGAAATGTCTCACAAGCTAGGAGATCCag GTTTTGTGGTCTTTGCAACACTTGTGGTCATTGTGTCCTTGATATTAATCTTTGTGGTGGGACCTCGCCATGGACAGACAAACATTCTTGTGTATATCACAATCTGCTCTGTAATTGGGGCAGTTTCAGTCTCCTGTGCTAAAGGCCTGGGCATTGCTATCAAAGAGCTGTTTGCTGGAAAACCTGTGCTACAACATCCCCTGACCTGGATCCTGCTGCTGAGCCTTATAGTCTGTGTGAGCACACAGATTAACTACCTAAACAGGGCCCTGGACATATTCAACACTTCTATCGTGACTCCAATATATTACGTGTTCTTCACAACATCAGTTATAACTTGTTCAGCTATTCTTTTTAAGGAATGGCAAGATATGCCTGTTGATGATGTCATTGGTACTCTGAGTGGCTTCTTTACAATCATTGTGGGAATATTCTTGTTGCATGCCTTTAAAGACGTCAGCTTTAGTCTCTCAAGTCTGCCTGTGTCTTTTCGGAAAGACGAAAAAGCAGTGAATGGCAGTCTTTCTAGTATGTATGAAGTTCTTAATAATAATGAAGAGAGCTTAACCTGTGGAAtcgaacaacacactgctgaaaaTATCTCCCGAAGAAATGGAAATCTGACAGCTTTTTAG